One window from the genome of Deinococcus arcticus encodes:
- the typA gene encoding translational GTPase TypA — MEYRNIAIIAHVDHGKTTLVDGLLKQTLKLGHGEEIAERAMDSNDLEKERGITILAKNTAVEYKGVKINIVDTPGHADFGGEVERVLGMVDGALVLVDAAEGPMPQTRFVLRKAIELGLKPIVVINKIDRQDARPEEVVNLTFDLMAELGANDDQLDFPILYAVAREGKAYRELDKPQDDMHELFDMVLEYIPAPKVDLDAPFQMLVTNLDYSEYLGRIVLGRVQRGTVKKGEFVQLMHKDGTMTKTRVVQPFTHLGLRRIEVDSVGAGDIVALAGIEDAQIGETVADLADPEALPIITVDEPTVSMVFQPNTSPFAGKEGKYVTSRHLNDRLKREVMTNVSLKVEEIRPDEFKVSGRGELHLSILLETMRREGYEVQVGAPQVIIREIDGVKHEPVEHLVIDVPEHHASTVIGVLGARKGQMVNMEPQGTRTRVEFKIPSRALFGFRTQFLSMTQGEGIMSHIFDGYAPWAGELKTRQNGSLVSMEDGVAFAYSIFKLQDRGSFFIDAGQDVYVGMIVGENAREQDMNVNVCKNKKLTNVRSAGADEALTLIPPKRMSLEDALEYIADDELVELTPQSIRLRKKVLNPSFRK; from the coding sequence ATGGAATATCGCAACATCGCCATCATCGCCCACGTTGACCACGGCAAGACCACCCTGGTGGACGGCCTGCTCAAGCAGACCCTCAAGCTGGGCCACGGTGAGGAAATCGCCGAGCGCGCCATGGACTCCAACGACCTGGAAAAGGAACGCGGCATCACCATCCTGGCCAAGAACACGGCCGTGGAATACAAGGGCGTCAAGATCAACATCGTGGACACCCCCGGCCACGCCGACTTCGGCGGTGAAGTGGAGCGCGTGCTGGGCATGGTGGACGGCGCCCTGGTGCTGGTGGACGCCGCCGAGGGCCCCATGCCCCAGACCCGCTTCGTGCTCAGAAAGGCCATTGAACTGGGCCTGAAGCCCATCGTGGTGATCAACAAGATTGACCGCCAGGACGCGCGCCCCGAAGAGGTCGTGAACCTGACCTTCGACCTGATGGCTGAACTGGGCGCCAACGACGACCAGCTGGACTTTCCCATCCTGTACGCCGTGGCCCGCGAAGGCAAAGCCTACCGCGAGCTGGACAAGCCCCAGGACGACATGCACGAGCTGTTTGACATGGTCCTGGAGTACATCCCGGCCCCCAAGGTGGACCTGGACGCGCCGTTCCAGATGCTGGTGACCAACCTGGATTACTCCGAGTACCTGGGCCGCATCGTGCTGGGCCGGGTGCAGCGCGGCACCGTCAAGAAGGGCGAATTTGTGCAGCTGATGCACAAAGACGGCACCATGACCAAGACCCGCGTGGTGCAGCCCTTTACCCACCTGGGCCTGCGCCGCATCGAAGTGGACAGCGTCGGCGCCGGAGACATCGTGGCCCTGGCCGGCATTGAGGACGCGCAGATCGGCGAGACCGTGGCCGACCTCGCTGACCCCGAGGCCCTGCCCATCATCACCGTGGACGAGCCCACCGTCTCGATGGTGTTCCAGCCCAACACCAGCCCCTTTGCCGGCAAGGAAGGCAAGTACGTCACCTCCCGCCACCTCAACGACCGCCTCAAGCGCGAGGTCATGACCAACGTGTCGCTGAAGGTCGAGGAAATCCGCCCTGACGAGTTCAAGGTCTCGGGGCGCGGCGAGCTGCACCTCTCGATCCTGCTCGAAACCATGCGCCGCGAAGGCTACGAGGTGCAGGTGGGCGCCCCGCAGGTGATTATCCGCGAGATTGACGGCGTGAAGCACGAGCCCGTCGAGCACCTTGTCATTGACGTGCCCGAGCACCACGCCAGCACCGTGATCGGCGTGCTGGGCGCCCGCAAGGGCCAGATGGTGAACATGGAGCCCCAGGGCACCCGCACCCGCGTGGAATTCAAGATTCCCAGCCGCGCGCTGTTCGGCTTCCGCACCCAGTTTCTGTCCATGACCCAGGGCGAGGGCATCATGAGCCACATCTTCGACGGCTACGCGCCCTGGGCCGGCGAACTCAAGACCCGCCAGAACGGCTCGCTGGTCAGCATGGAAGACGGCGTGGCCTTTGCCTACTCCATCTTCAAGCTGCAGGACCGGGGCTCGTTCTTCATTGACGCGGGCCAGGACGTCTACGTGGGCATGATCGTGGGCGAAAACGCCCGCGAGCAGGACATGAACGTAAACGTGTGCAAGAACAAGAAGCTCACGAACGTGCGCTCGGCCGGCGCTGACGAGGCCCTGACCCTGATTCCCCCCAAGCGCATGAGCCTGGAAGATGCCCTGGAGTACATTGCCGACGATGAACTGGTCGAGTTGACCCCCCAGAGCATCCGCCTGCGCAAGAAGGTGCTCAACCCCAGCTTCCGCAAGTAA